One Candidatus Omnitrophota bacterium DNA window includes the following coding sequences:
- a CDS encoding LysM peptidoglycan-binding domain-containing M23 family metallopeptidase — MRNIIFLLIILFVAGCSTVPPYTGPVIPVSTQAVAGFHHRVEAGQTLWRISRLYNVDIDEILQANHIPEEAKIEIGQLLLIPNRNKPQNFAVKSSGDDFIWPLKGRVISGFGLNYRNLMNKGINIQASVGSGVFATRSGRVVFYAANFGNFGKTIIIDHGDGLRSVYSRVSQVYVQLGEMVQSGSMIGSVGTSTRDKNSYLHFEIRKGALPQNPLFYLP, encoded by the coding sequence ATGAGAAACATTATTTTTTTATTGATAATTTTATTTGTTGCCGGATGTTCAACGGTACCTCCTTATACGGGGCCGGTTATACCTGTCTCTACTCAAGCGGTTGCAGGGTTCCACCATCGTGTAGAAGCAGGCCAGACTCTTTGGAGGATATCCAGGCTTTATAATGTAGATATAGATGAAATCTTACAGGCAAATCATATCCCAGAAGAGGCAAAGATCGAGATAGGCCAATTACTTTTAATTCCCAATCGTAATAAGCCTCAAAATTTTGCTGTGAAATCCTCCGGGGATGATTTTATCTGGCCGCTTAAGGGCAGAGTAATTTCGGGTTTTGGCCTTAATTACCGTAATTTGATGAATAAAGGTATTAATATTCAGGCCTCAGTGGGATCTGGAGTTTTTGCTACTCGTTCCGGGAGGGTAGTTTTCTATGCTGCTAATTTCGGTAATTTTGGTAAAACGATAATTATTGACCATGGGGATGGGCTGCGCAGTGTTTATTCTAGAGTTTCACAAGTTTATGTGCAATTAGGTGAGATGGTGCAAAGTGGCTCTATGATCGGCAGCGTTGGAACCAGCACAAGAGATAAGAACAGTTATTTACATTTTGAAATACGCAAAGGAGCTCTTCCTCAGAATCCGTTATTCTA